From bacterium:
GCGGAAATACGAACGGAAAGCCGGTGGGCAAGAAGAAGGATTCAAAACTCGAAGCCCGTGCGCAGTGAGAAGGTGGAAACCGCGGCGACATCCACCTCAGCCGTCAAGCTGAAGAAAGAAATCGAAAACTGGCTGCCAATAATCCCGCGAGGCGTCAACAGGGTTTCGTTGTGCAGATCGACTTTCGCCGTTGTTTCGGCGGCGCGCGCCAAGTTGGCGCCGATCCCAAGATAAGGCGTCAGCTTGCCGAATCTTTTGCTCGCCGACAGATCCGCGCCCAACACGTAAAAATTCAAATCCTCGACGCCCAGCAGCGTGGCGTAACTCGTCCGCACCGCCATTGCCCACGGCTGCTGCGGTTTCATGAACAGGGCATACTTCACTTCACCGCCCATGAAGCCGTAATTCGCCTGCGGATTCTTGGTGAAATAGAAGCCCACATCGACGCGATCGGACACGCCCATTCTGGCGAAAAGCTTGGGCGCAACAATCCGGTCGCCGAGATAATGCTGCTCGTGCGGATGCGAGAACGTGTTGTTCCACGCCGGATCAGCGTCATTGATGGGGGTACTCGAGTAATCGAGGCCGACTTGCAATCGTCGCGCGCCGAGCGGCTCTGCGGGCGACATCAGCTTGAAAGTGAACACCTGGGCAGCCTCACGGGTGAATTTGTGAAACTGGCCCTGCGTCAAGGAAGGATCGAGGATGATCGCGCATTCCTTGTAGCGATGGTTGACGTGCAGCTCTTGCGCGTTGGCAATGGTGAGACAGCATAACACGAGAATGGCCGGTACGATTCGGCTGAGGGTTTTGAGGCGCATTTGGACCTCCTGTTTCTGGTTCAAGAGAAAACCCTGACTGATCCCATTTGGATTTGTTTTCGCCGCAAGCGGGGATGTGCGCCGCGTGCGGGATAAATCTAATACCCTGAGCCGTACGAATCGTCTCAGCTTATCGGTAAGGACATCTTTCCGGGCGGACTGCTCAGAAATCGGCCACCTGAAACCTCGCTTCCGCGGCCTTCTTGAATTGCGAGGGTGTCATGTTGGCATGTTTCTTGAAAGCCGCGTTGAACACAGATTTGGAACTAAAGCCGACGTCATACGCGATTGCCAAAATCGTAAGGTGCCGATAGGCCGGATCAAGCAATCGCCTTTTTGCTTCCGCCACTCTGTAATTGTTTACAAAATCATAAAAGTTTTGCTGCAATCGGTCATTGATGATTTGAGAAAGATGATGCGCCGGAACGGCAACACACTCGGCCAGTTCATTCAGCGTCAGATCGTTCTTGGTGTAGATCTTTTTGGAATCCATGAATTGCTGCAAGCGGCGCAGGTAGTTCTCCGACTGCTCGGGTGAAAGTCCGGATCTTTGATACTTCGGCGCGCGGGTGAAATGAACCTCCTCGCTATGGATTTCCCGTTGGCGCAGGCTCAAGTAACCCATGACATAAATAAAAACCGCTGTTGCCTGAGCAATGAAGTGGTCCGCCTCGTCGGTTAAGGTGAGGCCGATGACGGGCAGAATGTTGACGATGAACACCAGCAACCAAATGCCGGCCGAGCCAATCGTGAGGTTGCGCAGCCAGGTGAGATTGATTTTGTCAATGGAGGAGAAGGAATCCTTGATTGTCCGCGAATGCCGTTGCAGCAGAAGCAGGCTCAGGATCAAGTAAACATTGCCCTGCAAAATCATGATCCACTCAAACGAAACGAGAGCCAACGGTTTGCCGGCCTCGTTCATGTTCTCGATAAACCGGAATTTCTCCGCGGCGCTGGACAGATGAAAGGGCAGCATGTACGCTTTGAAGATCACGAACGGCAGAAAATGAAGCCACTCGCGCTTTTCGAGACGGCGGCCGGGAGAAATCATGAGCCGGACATACACGTAATGCAGCGGACCAAACAGGAAGGGCAACCCGGTGGTCACGCCAATCAAATGAGGAAACGACTGCTGGTAATTCATCATGGTGAAAGCCACGTCGGTGATATACACCGAATACAGCGACACCAGCAGGGCCAGTATCCGATTCGCCGCTTGATTCCGTTTTCTTTCAAGCAGCAGGAGCGCCAGAAAGAACCCCTGACCAGCGCCCAGTAACAGGATCACCGAGAAAATATCAAACGAGAGTTGCATCATGCTGTTCGCGGTTGATCATGCACGTCGTGTAGTGGCTTGCCGGTAATTGCCCTTGATGCTGTTTCGACTTCTACTTGTCCTGCAGCCATTCCTGAATCATCCGGGGTGAGGCGTGAATGCAGAGCATTTCAAGGCGATCGCCGCCGATATTGATGAATTTGTGGGGAGTGTCAGCTCCCACCACGCCGACGTCGCCCGGGCCAGCCTCGATCTCCACGCCGTCCGCGGTTATGCGTACGCTTCCACTGCGGACGATCCAGGTCTCAGAATAAGGATGCCTGTGCAAGGCCGGCCCCTTGCCTGGCTCGAC
This genomic window contains:
- a CDS encoding helix-turn-helix domain-containing protein, which produces MMQLSFDIFSVILLLGAGQGFFLALLLLERKRNQAANRILALLVSLYSVYITDVAFTMMNYQQSFPHLIGVTTGLPFLFGPLHYVYVRLMISPGRRLEKREWLHFLPFVIFKAYMLPFHLSSAAEKFRFIENMNEAGKPLALVSFEWIMILQGNVYLILSLLLLQRHSRTIKDSFSSIDKINLTWLRNLTIGSAGIWLLVFIVNILPVIGLTLTDEADHFIAQATAVFIYVMGYLSLRQREIHSEEVHFTRAPKYQRSGLSPEQSENYLRRLQQFMDSKKIYTKNDLTLNELAECVAVPAHHLSQIINDRLQQNFYDFVNNYRVAEAKRRLLDPAYRHLTILAIAYDVGFSSKSVFNAAFKKHANMTPSQFKKAAEARFQVADF
- a CDS encoding cupin domain-containing protein, which produces MHTIIRKRDLQPDRGGTVKFEGEPHGSGISFFLVNVEPGKGPALHRHPYSETWIVRSGSVRITADGVEIEAGPGDVGVVGADTPHKFINIGGDRLEMLCIHASPRMIQEWLQDK